Proteins encoded within one genomic window of Triticum aestivum cultivar Chinese Spring chromosome 2D, IWGSC CS RefSeq v2.1, whole genome shotgun sequence:
- the LOC123053511 gene encoding short-chain dehydrogenase PC-15, which translates to MAVPGGEGEGRGRPVVLVTGCSEGGIGHAMARAFAAEGCAVVATARSRASMRGLEGDSRYLLLELDVRSEESARRAVEDALRELGRVDVLVNNAGVHLVAPVAEVPMESFHQVFDTNVYGTMRMIQAVIPHMMERKEGTIVNVGSITALAPGPWAGAYSASKAALHALSDTLRVELRNFGINVMIVAPGGTKSNIGSNSADKYDQINDWKYYKKYEKSLRARTDISQGAGCVAAEDLAKRVVKLVLKKNPPAWFAYGQFTAILTILYYAPLWFRDYFYRLVMKM; encoded by the exons ATGGCGGTTCccggaggggagggagagggacgGGGGCGGCCGGTGGTGCTGGTGACAGGTTGCTCGGAGGGGGGCATCGGGCACGCGATGGCGCGCGCGTTCGCGGCGGAGGGGTGCGCGGTCGTGGCCACGGCGCGGTCGCGCGCGTCCATGCGCGGGCTCGAGGGCGACTCGCGGTACCTGCTTCTGGAGCTCGACGTGCGCTCCGAAGAGAGCGCGCGCCGCGCCGTTGAGGACGCCCTGCGGGAGCTAGGCCGCGTCGACGTGCTCGTCAACAACGCGGGggtccacctcgtcgcgccggtgGCTGAGGTGCCCATGGAGTCGTTCCACCAGGTTTTTGACACCAATGTCTATG GAACAATGAGGATGATTCAAGCAGTTATTCCCCATATGATGGAAAGAAAAGAAGGTACAATTGTGAATGTTGGAAGCATTACAGCCTTGGCTCCAGGACCATGGGCTGGTGCCTATTCGGCATCGAAAGCTGCTCTACATGCATTGAGCGATACATTAAG GGTGGAACTAAGAAATTTTGGCATAAATGTCATGATAGTTGCTCCAGGAGGCACAAAGTCAAATATAGGAAGCAATTCTGCAGACAAGTATGATCAAATAAACGACTGGAAGTACTACAAAAAATACGAGAAATCACTTCGAGCCAGGACGGATATATCCCAGGGCGCCGGGTGTGTTGCAGCAGAAGACCTTGCAAAGAGAGTTGTCAAATTGGTTCTGAAGAAGAATCCTCCGGCTTGGTTCGCTTATGGCCAGTTCACTGCTATTCTGACGATCCTGTATTATGCCCCATTGTGGTTCAGAGATTACTTCTACAGGCTGGTCATGAAAATGTAA